In Marinibacterium anthonyi, the DNA window CTGGCAGACCGACCGCCGCGCCAGGTTGCGCCAGGCCTCCGACAGCACCCCGATCTCAAGCCCCCAGTCCGACGGGATCCGCAGATCCGGCAGCACCGTCGTGCGCATGGCGAATTCGCCCGACAGCGGATAGCGGAAGCTGCGCAGGTAATCGATGTAATCCCGCGTCCCGATCACCTTCTGCAGCGCGATCAGCAGCGGGCTGACCAGCAGCCGCGTCACCCGCCCGTTCAGCTTGCCGCCGCCGATCCGTGGATAGAACCCCTTGGACAGCTGGTAGTGGAAATTCGGGTTGGCCACCGGGTAGACCAGCCGCGCCAGCATGTCCCGGTGATAGGTGACGATGTCGCAATCATGAATCGCCATCACCGCGCTGTCCTGGCAGGCCATCAGGTAGCCCATGCAGGTCCAGACGTTCTTGCCCTTGCCGGGCTCGGCCGGGTTCAGCCCCATCGCCTCCAGCCGCGCGCCGATCGCCTTTTGCCGGGGGCTGTCGTTCCAGATCACCACGTGATCCTGCGGCAGTTTGGAAAAATACTGCAGCGCATGGGCGTATTGATCCCGATCCGCCCGGTCCAGCCCGATGATGATGCGGTGCAGGTACGGCACCTGCGCCAGTTCATCGACGATATTGGCCAGCGCCTCGGCCTCAAGCTCGGAATAAAGCGACGGCAGGATCAGCGAGATCTTGCGGGTCCGGGCAAAGTTCGCCAGCTCCTGCGTCATCGCCTCGGGGCTGACCGAGCGCATGTTGTGCAGGGTCGCGATATTGCCG includes these proteins:
- the gpgS gene encoding Glucosyl-3-phosphoglycerate synthase, which translates into the protein MADFHQNGNIATLHNMRSVSPEAMTQELANFARTRKISLILPSLYSELEAEALANIVDELAQVPYLHRIIIGLDRADRDQYAHALQYFSKLPQDHVVIWNDSPRQKAIGARLEAMGLNPAEPGKGKNVWTCMGYLMACQDSAVMAIHDCDIVTYHRDMLARLVYPVANPNFHYQLSKGFYPRIGGGKLNGRVTRLLVSPLLIALQKVIGTRDYIDYLRSFRYPLSGEFAMRTTVLPDLRIPSDWGLEIGVLSEAWRNLARRSVCQVEISDAYDHKHQELSPEDAAAGLNRMSTDICKAIFRKLAADGTVFTQNIFRTLKATYYRSALDLLESYYNDAAMNGLSLDRHKEEQTIELFADNIIRAGDTFLTFPSETPFIATWSRVHAADPDLMRDMLTAVAADYDDIAGPARG